A single genomic interval of Sceloporus undulatus isolate JIND9_A2432 ecotype Alabama chromosome 2, SceUnd_v1.1, whole genome shotgun sequence harbors:
- the CCIN gene encoding calicin has protein sequence MRMQFTEKNHNSFVMQALYKQRKNKEFCDVALSVDQNVFYAHLNVLAAVSSHIRNLISSNDMKADDELFIIIDSKFLSSDLVEELLNYFYTGKIVISEKNVEDLLKGAKYFSSQTLKSHCSDFLQRSLKKENCLHYLLLANKYDLKEVGNSAYDGIRDNFNYWAGPKGIGEFMNCPASIFSKLLKDENLHVQNEDQTFLALLQWVKYKKSEREKLFKKYFGYIHLSAVSTKTLLAACREVLLFADHTGPLARIETILSERKQGNPQSLMLHQRKGALMDSVVILGGQKEQGKFNSGVFAYILGENIWVKLTEMPYKAAALSATSLGKYIYVSGGTTEQISGLKTAWKYDMDTNSWLKLPDLPIGLVFHTMVTCGGAVYSVGGSTAPRKYISSIYKYDESKEKWVLAGKMSIPMDATALITKGDKTIYIVTGRCLVNGRFSRVGVLDCFDTETRNVVQYITFPIQFNHKPLLSFPQENLLSIQSHKESVEINLQKIKMNKSTKLVPLLPNNYSLDLSHAVCSVGNNKVFVCGGLICPGDKRPEEYSINRQAYMLDQSIGEWRILAPPPEALDCPACCTAKLPCKVLQKTVVN, from the coding sequence ATGAGGATGCAGTTCACAGAAAAGAACCACAACAGTTTTGTGATGCAGGCCCTCTACAAGCAAAGAAAGAACAAGGAGTTTTGTGATGTGGCTCTCAGTGTGGACCAGAATGTCTTTTATGCTCACCTCAATGTCTTAGCAGCTGTGTCCTCCCATATAAGGAATCTGATATCCAGCAATGATATGAAAGCAGATGACGAACTCTTCATTATCATTGACTCCAAGTTCCTGAGCTCAGATTTGGTGGAGGAGTTACTCAACTACTTTTATACAGGGAAGATTGTGATTTCAGAGAAGAATGTGGAAGATCTGCTGAAGGGAGCCaagtacttcagctcccagactctGAAAAGTCACTGCTCTGACTTCCTCCAGAGGTCTCTCAAGAAGGAAAACTGCCTCCACTACCTACTCTTGGCCAATAAGTATGACCTGAAAGAGGTAGGAAATTCTGCCTATGATGGTATCCGAGACAATTTCAATTATTGGGCAGGTCCTAAGGGCATAGGAGAGTTTATGAATTGCCCTGCTTCCATCTTTAGCAAACTTCTTAAGGATGAAAATCTTCATGTGCAAAACGAAGACCAGACTTTTCTGGCTCTCCTTCAGTGGGTGAAATACAAAAAGTCCGAAAGAGAGaagttgtttaaaaaatattttggttacATACATTTATCTGCTGTCTCCACCAAGACACTGCTTGCTGCCTGCCGTGAAGTGTTGCTCTTTGCTGACCATACTGGCCCATTGGCCCGGATAGAAACCATCTTGAGTGAGCGGAAGCAGGGCAATCCTCAAAGTCTGATGTTGCACCAGAGAAAAGGAGCACTAATGGATTCTGTGGTGATTCTAGGAGGACAAAAAGAACAGGGGAAGTTCAATAGTGGAGTTTTTGCATACATTCTTGGAGAGAACATTTGGGTGAAGTTGACAGAGATGCCTTACAAGGCTGCAGCTCTCAGTGCCACTTCGCTGGGGAAATACATTTATGTCTCAGGAGGAACAACAGAGCAAATCTCTGGCCTGAAGACAGCCTGGAAATATGACATGGATACTAACTCCTGGCTTAAGCTCCCAGATCTGCCTATAGGTTTGGTCTTCCACACCATGGTGACTTGTGGAGGGGCCGTGTACTCAGTTGGAGGAAGCACAGCTCCAAGAAAATACATTTCAAGTATCTATAAATATGATGAGAGCAAAGAAAAGTGGGTTCTCGCTGGGAAGATGAGTATACCTATGGATGCAACTGCACTAATCACCAAGGGAGACAAAACTATTTATATTGTGACAGGGAGGTGCTTGGTGAATGGGCGATTCTCTCGAGTGGGTGTGCTAGATTGCTTTGATACTGAAACTCGGAATGTGGTGCAATACATCACATTTCCCATTCAATTCAACCACAAGCCCTTGTTGTCTTTTCCACAGGAGAACCTCTTGAGTATTCAGAGCCACAAAGAGAGTGTGGAAATAAACTTACAGAAGATTAAAATGAACAAATCCACAAAACTTGTGCCTCTCTTACCAAATAACTATAGCTTGGATTTGTCGCATGCTGTGTGCTCAGTTGGGAATAACAAAGTCTTTGTGTGTGGTGGTCTCATTTGTCCAGGCGACAAACGTCCTGAGGAATATTCCATCAATCGGCAAGCATATATGCTAGATCAAAGCATAGGGGAATGGAGGATTTTGGCTCCACCTCCTGAAGCTCTGGATTGCCCTGCTTGTTGTACAGCTAAGTTGCCATGCAAGGTGCTCCAGAAAACAGTAGTCAATTAA